In Saccharothrix violaceirubra, the following are encoded in one genomic region:
- the rpsT gene encoding 30S ribosomal protein S20, whose product MANIKSQLKRIKTNEKARLRNKSVKSSLKTAIRKFREAAEAGDKEKAVALAREASRKLDKAVTKGVIHANQAANKKSALAKRANQI is encoded by the coding sequence GTGGCGAACATCAAGTCCCAGCTCAAGCGGATCAAGACGAACGAGAAGGCGCGTCTGCGCAACAAGTCCGTCAAGTCGTCGCTGAAGACCGCGATCCGCAAGTTCCGTGAGGCCGCCGAGGCCGGTGACAAGGAGAAGGCCGTCGCCCTCGCCCGCGAGGCGTCCCGCAAGCTGGACAAGGCCGTCACCAAGGGCGTGATCCACGCCAACCAGGCCGCGAACAAGAAGTCGGCCCTGGCGAAGCGCGCGAACCAGATCTGA
- the holA gene encoding DNA polymerase III subunit delta codes for MSAAAAAPDAVHLVVGEEELLVERAVRGALEIARKADPQADLTRVRVTDLTPPELAELVSPSLFAEGRVVALEAAQDAGKEIADAVLAYAKAPADGVTLVVVHTGGGRSKVAKELPAALRKAGAVVTECPRITKPAERDAFVRNEIRSAGGKADPQAVAALIEAVGSDLRELSAAASQLVADTGGKIDVAAVHRYHRGRAEVTGFAVAEKAVMGDRGGALEALRWAINLGVPHVLVADALADAVRTIARVSASGRGDPFKLAGELGMPPWKVKKAQAQARGWDGDGLAAAMSVVAALNADVKGVAADSGYALERAVLKIVAAYHARR; via the coding sequence GTGAGTGCTGCCGCTGCCGCGCCGGATGCCGTGCACCTGGTCGTCGGCGAGGAGGAGTTGCTGGTCGAGCGGGCTGTCCGGGGTGCGCTGGAGATCGCGCGGAAAGCGGACCCCCAAGCCGACCTGACCAGGGTGCGGGTGACCGACCTCACGCCTCCCGAGCTGGCCGAATTGGTGAGTCCGTCCCTGTTCGCGGAGGGTCGGGTCGTCGCGCTGGAGGCGGCCCAGGACGCGGGCAAGGAGATCGCCGACGCGGTGCTCGCCTACGCCAAGGCACCGGCCGACGGGGTGACGCTCGTCGTCGTCCACACCGGCGGCGGGCGCAGCAAGGTGGCCAAGGAGTTGCCCGCCGCCCTGCGCAAGGCCGGCGCGGTGGTGACCGAGTGTCCCCGGATCACGAAACCGGCCGAGCGCGACGCGTTCGTGCGCAACGAGATCCGCTCGGCGGGCGGCAAGGCGGACCCGCAGGCCGTCGCCGCGCTGATCGAGGCGGTCGGGTCGGACCTGCGCGAGTTGTCGGCCGCCGCGTCGCAGCTCGTCGCCGACACCGGCGGCAAGATCGACGTGGCCGCGGTGCACCGCTACCACCGCGGCCGGGCCGAGGTGACCGGGTTCGCGGTGGCGGAGAAGGCCGTGATGGGCGACCGGGGCGGTGCGTTGGAGGCGCTGCGGTGGGCCATCAACCTCGGCGTGCCGCACGTGCTCGTCGCCGACGCCCTCGCCGACGCGGTGCGGACCATCGCCCGCGTGTCCGCGTCGGGCCGGGGAGACCCGTTCAAGCTGGCGGGCGAGTTGGGCATGCCACCGTGGAAGGTGAAGAAGGCGCAGGCCCAGGCCCGCGGCTGGGACGGCGACGGCCTGGCCGCCGCGATGTCGGTGGTGGCCGCCCTGAACGCCGACGTGAAGGGCGTGGCCGCGGATTCGGGCTATGCGCTGGAACGCGCCGTGCTCAAGATCGTCGCCGCCTACCACGCCCGCCGCTGA
- the thrC gene encoding threonine synthase, protein MTAVSVPSATTSFDLGPARALSCRECGNETPLAPEYACYECFGPLEVAYDFGRVRREDIESGPQSIWRYRSLLPVPTNVASHPNLEPGNTRLIEADRLAKALGLRKVWVKDDTGNPTHSFKDRVVGVALAAARELGFKVLACPSTGNLANAVAAAATRAGWQSVVLVPSSLEQAKILMTAVYDGALITIDGNYDDVNRVAQELAAENEDWAFVNVNVRPYYAEGSKTLGFEVAEQLGWRLPEQIVVPIASGSQLTKVDKAFRELGSLDLVEATPYKVFGAQATGCAPVATAFKAGHDVITPVRPDTIARSLAIGVPADGPYALDSVRRTGGTIEDVSDEEVVEGIRLLARTEGIFAETAGGVTVATAKKLVETGQLDPDAETVLLITGDGLKTLDAVSHKVGPKANVPPSAEAVINALKG, encoded by the coding sequence ATGACCGCTGTCAGTGTGCCCTCGGCCACCACCTCCTTCGACCTCGGTCCGGCTCGCGCCCTGTCGTGCCGCGAGTGCGGCAACGAGACGCCGCTCGCCCCGGAATACGCCTGTTACGAGTGTTTCGGTCCCCTGGAAGTCGCGTACGACTTCGGCCGCGTCCGCCGCGAGGACATCGAGTCCGGCCCGCAGTCCATCTGGCGTTACCGCAGCCTGCTGCCGGTCCCGACGAACGTCGCGTCGCACCCCAACCTCGAGCCCGGCAACACCCGCCTGATCGAGGCCGACCGCCTGGCCAAGGCCCTCGGCCTGCGGAAGGTCTGGGTGAAGGACGACACCGGCAACCCCACCCACTCCTTCAAGGACCGCGTCGTCGGCGTGGCGCTGGCCGCCGCCCGCGAACTCGGCTTCAAGGTGCTGGCCTGCCCGTCGACCGGCAACCTGGCCAACGCCGTCGCCGCCGCCGCGACCCGCGCGGGCTGGCAGTCGGTCGTGCTCGTGCCCTCCTCCCTGGAGCAGGCGAAGATCCTCATGACGGCCGTCTACGACGGCGCCCTGATCACCATCGACGGCAACTACGACGACGTGAACCGCGTCGCGCAGGAGCTGGCGGCGGAGAACGAGGACTGGGCCTTCGTCAACGTCAACGTCCGCCCGTACTACGCCGAGGGCTCGAAGACCCTGGGCTTCGAGGTCGCCGAGCAGCTCGGCTGGCGCCTGCCCGAGCAGATCGTCGTCCCCATCGCCTCCGGCTCGCAGTTGACCAAGGTCGACAAGGCGTTCCGCGAACTCGGCTCCCTCGACCTGGTCGAAGCGACGCCGTACAAGGTCTTCGGCGCCCAGGCCACCGGCTGCGCCCCGGTCGCGACCGCCTTCAAGGCCGGCCACGACGTGATCACCCCGGTCCGCCCGGACACGATCGCCCGGTCGCTGGCGATCGGCGTCCCGGCCGACGGCCCCTACGCGCTGGACTCCGTCCGTCGCACCGGTGGCACCATCGAGGACGTCTCCGACGAGGAGGTCGTCGAGGGCATCCGCCTGCTGGCGCGCACCGAGGGCATCTTCGCCGAGACGGCGGGCGGCGTGACCGTCGCCACGGCGAAGAAGCTCGTCGAGACCGGCCAGCTCGACCCGGACGCCGAGACCGTCCTGCTGATCACCGGCGACGGCCTCAAGACCCTCGACGCGGTGTCGCACAAGGTCGGCCCGAAGGCGAACGTGCCGCCGTCGGCCGAGGCCGTGATCAACGCCCTCAAGGGCTGA
- a CDS encoding DNA internalization-related competence protein ComEC/Rec2: MIGQRFHLVPAASAVWASAAVGLLWTWWAAVAVGLGLAAVAVALRRWPPMAVALAVTGAVAALWVGFRLHAAEFHPLREAAAHGGVGTFRVEVDTRPRGVRTAGFGSRPGGVELVVLKATLDGGGRVVVLAPAPAWRDLLPGQEVTVTAGLVPARSGELTVALLRVRGPPRDVVEAPVWQRAAAKVRAGLTRAAGALDPEPAALLPALVVGDTEGLSSRMTDEFETSGLVHLLAVSGANLAIVCGGVLVLLRMLQVGLKGCVAGAAVALVGFVVLVGPEASVLRAAVMGGVALLALALGRERSAVPALAASVITLVLVDPELAVDPGFGLSVVATASLVLVAPRWSAALRARGVPVGFAEALAVPVAANLATAPLVAGLSGQVSLVSVVANLVAAPVVAPATVLGVLAAVAAQAHEGPARLVAEVAGPLLGWLIAVARHAAAVPGAAIAWPDGWVGGVVLVVVVAVVWVVLRLPRLRVVVLAAVVGLGLVLVPVGVFTPRWPVSGWAAVLCDVGQGDAVVLATAERGRAVLVDTGPDPVPVLRCLRRLGVRRIPLVVLSHLHADHIGGLAAVLAEHGVGAVAVGPARRPEWAWRSVRERADAAGVRVVELTAGQRLDWPGLAVEVLGPREVPAGREENTAVNDASVVLRASTAAGRVLLTGDIELRGQSDLLGAGVDLRADVLKVPHHGSRFSTPEFLAAVRPRVGLVSVGAGNRYGHPSGVVLDALGRQGVLVTRTDRDGDTAVLPGPQGLRIARRGDPIRSGHD, encoded by the coding sequence ATGATCGGTCAACGGTTCCACCTGGTCCCGGCCGCCTCGGCGGTGTGGGCGTCCGCGGCGGTCGGTCTGCTGTGGACGTGGTGGGCGGCGGTCGCGGTCGGACTGGGTCTGGCGGCGGTGGCGGTCGCGCTGCGGCGGTGGCCGCCGATGGCGGTGGCGCTCGCCGTGACGGGCGCGGTCGCGGCCCTGTGGGTCGGGTTCCGGCTGCACGCCGCCGAGTTCCACCCGCTGCGGGAAGCCGCTGCCCATGGCGGGGTCGGCACGTTCCGCGTGGAGGTCGACACCCGGCCGCGTGGCGTGCGCACCGCCGGGTTCGGGTCGCGGCCGGGCGGGGTCGAACTCGTGGTGCTGAAGGCGACGCTCGACGGCGGCGGCCGGGTCGTGGTCCTCGCCCCGGCTCCGGCGTGGCGGGATCTGTTGCCCGGCCAGGAGGTCACGGTGACCGCCGGGCTCGTCCCGGCCCGGTCGGGCGAGCTGACCGTGGCGCTCCTGCGCGTCCGGGGGCCGCCCCGTGACGTCGTCGAGGCGCCGGTGTGGCAGCGGGCGGCGGCCAAGGTCCGCGCGGGTCTGACCCGGGCTGCGGGTGCGCTCGACCCGGAACCCGCGGCGTTGCTGCCCGCCCTGGTGGTCGGCGATACCGAGGGCCTGTCGTCCCGGATGACCGACGAGTTCGAGACCTCGGGACTGGTCCACCTGCTGGCGGTGTCCGGCGCGAATCTCGCCATCGTGTGCGGCGGGGTGCTGGTGCTGCTCCGGATGCTCCAGGTCGGGCTCAAGGGCTGCGTGGCCGGTGCGGCGGTGGCGTTGGTCGGGTTCGTCGTGCTGGTCGGGCCGGAGGCGAGCGTCCTGCGTGCGGCGGTCATGGGCGGGGTGGCGTTGCTGGCCCTGGCCCTGGGCCGGGAACGGTCCGCGGTACCCGCGCTGGCGGCGTCGGTGATCACCCTGGTGCTCGTCGACCCGGAGTTGGCCGTCGACCCGGGGTTCGGGTTGTCGGTCGTGGCGACGGCATCGCTGGTGCTGGTGGCACCCCGGTGGTCGGCGGCACTGCGGGCGCGGGGCGTGCCCGTGGGGTTCGCCGAGGCGTTGGCCGTCCCGGTCGCCGCCAACCTGGCGACGGCACCGCTGGTGGCGGGGCTCTCCGGACAGGTCAGCCTGGTGTCGGTGGTGGCGAACCTGGTGGCCGCGCCGGTGGTCGCCCCGGCGACCGTGCTCGGTGTGCTGGCGGCGGTGGCCGCGCAGGCGCACGAGGGCCCGGCACGGCTGGTGGCCGAGGTCGCCGGTCCGCTGCTCGGGTGGCTGATCGCGGTGGCCCGGCACGCGGCGGCGGTACCGGGTGCCGCGATCGCCTGGCCGGACGGGTGGGTCGGCGGCGTGGTGCTGGTCGTCGTGGTCGCCGTGGTCTGGGTGGTCCTGCGCCTGCCTCGGCTGCGGGTCGTGGTCCTGGCCGCCGTGGTGGGGCTGGGCCTGGTGCTCGTGCCGGTGGGGGTGTTCACGCCGCGTTGGCCGGTGTCGGGGTGGGCGGCGGTCCTGTGCGACGTCGGGCAGGGCGACGCGGTGGTGTTGGCGACCGCCGAGCGGGGGCGTGCCGTGCTGGTGGACACCGGGCCCGATCCGGTGCCCGTGCTGCGGTGCCTGCGGCGGTTGGGCGTGCGGCGGATTCCGCTGGTGGTGCTGAGCCATCTGCACGCCGACCACATTGGCGGCCTGGCCGCCGTACTGGCCGAGCACGGGGTCGGTGCGGTCGCGGTCGGACCGGCCCGGCGGCCGGAGTGGGCGTGGCGGTCCGTGCGGGAGCGGGCGGACGCGGCGGGAGTGCGGGTCGTCGAGTTGACCGCCGGGCAACGGCTCGACTGGCCCGGGTTGGCCGTGGAGGTGCTGGGACCGCGCGAGGTGCCGGCCGGAAGGGAGGAGAACACGGCGGTCAACGACGCCTCGGTGGTGTTGCGGGCGTCGACGGCGGCCGGGCGGGTGTTGCTGACCGGCGACATCGAGTTGCGCGGGCAGTCCGACCTGCTCGGCGCGGGAGTGGACCTGCGGGCCGACGTCCTGAAGGTACCGCACCACGGTTCGCGCTTCTCGACGCCGGAGTTCCTGGCGGCGGTGCGGCCGAGGGTCGGGTTGGTCAGCGTCGGGGCGGGCAACCGCTACGGCCACCCCAGCGGCGTCGTGCTGGACGCCTTGGGCCGGCAGGGCGTCCTGGTGACCCGGACCGACCGCGACGGCGACACCGCCGTCCTACCCGGTCCCCAGGGGCTGCGGATCGCCCGACGCGGCGATCCGATCCGAAGTGGACACGACTGA
- a CDS encoding ComEA family DNA-binding protein, protein MFDTTPDSSDRLDALMKRARGRHRADGTPTVVFASAEGGSGPPGRLRRSLRRWLPAPDVPLPRRAVVVGGVVGVLLAVATALWWQRPTVEAPSDLPVAAVAVTREPDGPVVDVTGAVPTPGLVTLPGGARVSDAIAKAGGVNPGTDLAGLNLARKVADGEQIAVGVRPTADAASGGRLDINTATKEQLDALPGVGPVTAQRILDRRQRRGPFTSLDQLGEIEGIGDARLARLAELIRL, encoded by the coding sequence ATGTTCGACACCACACCGGATTCCTCGGACCGACTCGACGCGTTGATGAAGCGGGCGCGCGGGCGTCACCGCGCGGACGGCACCCCGACCGTGGTCTTCGCCTCCGCCGAAGGCGGCTCCGGGCCACCGGGTCGGTTGCGCCGGTCGCTGCGGCGATGGCTGCCGGCGCCGGACGTGCCGCTGCCCCGGCGTGCCGTGGTCGTGGGCGGTGTGGTCGGCGTGCTACTGGCCGTCGCGACCGCCCTGTGGTGGCAGCGTCCGACGGTCGAAGCGCCGTCCGACCTGCCGGTGGCTGCGGTGGCGGTGACGCGGGAGCCGGACGGGCCGGTCGTCGACGTGACCGGTGCCGTGCCGACGCCCGGTCTGGTGACACTGCCCGGTGGCGCGCGGGTCTCCGACGCCATCGCCAAGGCCGGCGGCGTGAACCCGGGCACCGATCTGGCCGGGCTGAACCTGGCGCGCAAGGTGGCCGACGGCGAGCAGATCGCGGTGGGCGTCCGACCGACGGCCGACGCCGCGTCCGGCGGGCGGCTCGACATCAACACCGCGACCAAGGAGCAGCTCGACGCGTTGCCGGGCGTCGGTCCCGTGACCGCGCAACGGATTCTGGACCGGCGACAGCGGCGCGGGCCGTTCACGTCGCTCGACCAGCTCGGCGAGATCGAGGGCATCGGCGACGCCCGGCTCGCGCGGCTGGCCGAGCTGATCAGGTTGTGA
- a CDS encoding DegV family protein, which translates to MSTTIVTDSTAYLPEGFAQRHGIRVVPLHVAVDGESRLDGVDFGPVELAEALGEHRRVTTSRLTPDELARTYREVLASGADRIVSVHLSRELSGTWEAARLAASEVDPVRVRVVDSRLAGMGLGFAALAACAAGDDVERAVAAATDAAARTRMFFCVETLDHLRRGGRIGAAAALLGTALAVKPLLHVDDGRIVPLEKVRTTARAMARLVDLAVAAAGSGPVGLAVHHLATPERAAELATRLDERVPGSGGCLISEVGAVLGAHTGPGVLGVVVLPGGVG; encoded by the coding sequence GTGTCCACCACGATCGTCACCGACTCCACGGCGTACCTGCCCGAGGGGTTCGCGCAGCGGCACGGCATCCGGGTGGTCCCGCTGCACGTCGCGGTGGACGGAGAGAGCCGGTTGGACGGCGTCGACTTCGGCCCGGTCGAGCTGGCCGAGGCGCTGGGGGAGCACCGGCGGGTGACGACGTCGCGGCTGACGCCCGACGAGCTGGCCCGCACGTACCGCGAGGTCTTGGCGTCCGGTGCCGACCGGATCGTGTCCGTGCACCTGTCCCGCGAGCTTTCCGGGACCTGGGAGGCGGCCCGGCTGGCGGCGTCCGAGGTCGACCCGGTGCGGGTGCGGGTGGTCGACTCCCGGTTGGCGGGGATGGGACTGGGGTTCGCCGCGTTGGCCGCGTGCGCCGCCGGTGACGACGTGGAACGCGCGGTCGCGGCGGCGACCGACGCGGCGGCGCGGACCCGGATGTTCTTCTGCGTCGAGACGTTGGACCACCTGCGGCGCGGCGGTCGGATCGGCGCGGCGGCGGCGTTGTTGGGCACGGCGTTGGCGGTGAAGCCGTTGCTGCACGTCGACGACGGGCGCATCGTGCCGCTGGAGAAGGTGCGGACGACGGCGCGGGCGATGGCCCGGCTGGTCGACCTGGCGGTGGCGGCGGCGGGGTCCGGGCCGGTGGGTCTGGCCGTGCACCACTTGGCCACGCCGGAGCGTGCCGCCGAGCTTGCGACCCGGTTGGACGAGCGGGTCCCGGGGTCGGGCGGGTGCCTGATCTCCGAGGTGGGAGCCGTGCTGGGGGCACACACCGGTCCGGGTGTGCTGGGCGTCGTCGTGCTGCCCGGAGGCGTCGGCTGA
- the octT gene encoding diglucosylglycerate octanoyltransferase — protein sequence MRLLVLGDSLTFHGPDGPLPADDPRLWPNVAAARLGGRAELAAGIGWTARDAWWSLTGDPRVWSWLPGVDVLVLAVGHMDTLPSPLPTYLRQGVRHLRPDAVRRWVRKAYQAAQPVMSRWTPWVALPPSSTVRYLDSCVRAVRALKPGMRVVGMTPSVHCAPSYGFVHTGRPAGERAVRAWASGADVPLLDLPAVVGDHVRSRRGNPDGMHWGWEGHELVGTRMADLIGSVAVGHSTSSEP from the coding sequence GTGAGACTGCTGGTCCTCGGCGACTCGTTGACGTTCCACGGTCCCGACGGGCCGTTGCCCGCCGACGACCCGCGTCTGTGGCCGAACGTGGCGGCGGCCCGGTTGGGCGGTCGTGCCGAACTGGCGGCGGGCATCGGGTGGACGGCACGGGACGCGTGGTGGTCGTTGACCGGCGATCCGCGTGTGTGGTCGTGGTTGCCGGGCGTGGACGTGCTCGTGTTGGCCGTGGGGCACATGGACACGTTGCCTTCGCCGCTGCCGACGTACCTGCGTCAGGGGGTGCGTCACCTGCGTCCGGACGCGGTGCGTCGATGGGTGCGTAAGGCGTATCAGGCCGCGCAGCCGGTGATGTCGAGGTGGACGCCGTGGGTGGCGTTGCCGCCTTCTTCGACGGTGCGCTACCTGGATTCGTGCGTTCGCGCCGTTCGTGCATTGAAGCCCGGAATGCGTGTTGTGGGCATGACTCCGTCCGTGCACTGTGCACCGTCCTATGGGTTCGTGCACACGGGACGTCCCGCGGGGGAGCGGGCGGTCCGCGCGTGGGCGAGTGGTGCCGACGTCCCGCTGTTGGACCTGCCCGCGGTGGTGGGCGACCACGTGCGGTCACGGCGCGGCAACCCGGACGGCATGCACTGGGGCTGGGAAGGCCACGAACTGGTGGGGACGCGGATGGCCGATCTCATCGGGTCCGTGGCGGTGGGGCATTCCACGTCGTCGGAGCCGTAG
- a CDS encoding histidine phosphatase family protein, protein MTLDRLVLWRHGETDYNATGRMQGHYDSALTETGWNQARFAVPVLSGFAPELVVCSDLRRARDTATVFTQATSVELRVDERLRETHFGKWQGLTAAEIAAEWPGALDAWRVDASLAPPDGETRIEVAERAAAVVADVDAECSGTVLLAAHGGLISALTGRLLDLPTDRWSLLGGIGNCHWTVFTRRPGGDGRWRLSSYNAGTTR, encoded by the coding sequence ATGACGCTGGACCGGCTCGTGCTGTGGCGGCACGGTGAGACCGACTACAACGCGACCGGCCGCATGCAGGGCCACTACGACTCGGCGCTGACCGAGACCGGGTGGAACCAGGCGCGGTTCGCGGTGCCGGTCCTCTCCGGGTTCGCGCCCGAGCTGGTCGTGTGCTCCGACCTGCGCCGCGCGCGGGACACCGCGACGGTGTTCACGCAGGCCACGAGCGTCGAGCTGCGGGTGGACGAGCGGCTGCGCGAGACGCACTTCGGCAAGTGGCAGGGGCTGACGGCGGCCGAGATCGCGGCCGAGTGGCCGGGCGCGCTCGACGCGTGGCGGGTCGACGCGTCGCTCGCGCCGCCCGACGGCGAGACCCGGATCGAGGTCGCCGAACGCGCGGCGGCCGTGGTCGCGGACGTCGACGCCGAGTGCTCCGGCACCGTGCTGCTCGCCGCGCACGGCGGGCTGATCAGCGCGTTGACCGGCCGGCTGCTCGACCTGCCCACGGACCGGTGGTCGCTGCTGGGCGGCATCGGCAACTGCCACTGGACCGTGTTCACCCGCAGACCCGGCGGCGACGGCCGGTGGCGGCTTTCGTCGTACAACGCCGGCACCACCCGGTGA
- the rsfS gene encoding ribosome silencing factor, translated as MAATDEARRLALVAANAAADKKAHDVVVLDVSDQLVITDVFVIASAPNERQVGAIVDNVEEQLREAGRKPVRREGAREGRWVLLDFVDVVVHVQHVEERSFYGLERLWKDCPRIEFDAGPVTEDEVAGA; from the coding sequence GTGGCAGCCACCGACGAGGCACGACGGTTGGCGCTGGTCGCCGCGAACGCGGCGGCGGACAAGAAGGCGCACGACGTGGTCGTGCTCGACGTGTCCGACCAGCTCGTGATCACGGACGTTTTCGTGATCGCGTCCGCGCCCAACGAGCGGCAGGTCGGCGCGATCGTCGACAACGTCGAGGAACAGCTCCGCGAGGCCGGCCGCAAGCCGGTCCGCCGGGAGGGCGCACGCGAGGGCCGCTGGGTCCTGCTCGACTTCGTCGACGTGGTCGTGCACGTCCAGCACGTGGAGGAACGCAGCTTCTACGGCCTCGAACGGCTGTGGAAGGACTGTCCGCGCATCGAGTTCGACGCCGGGCCGGTCACGGAGGACGAGGTCGCTGGCGCATGA
- the nadD gene encoding nicotinate-nucleotide adenylyltransferase, which yields MSNRRVGVMGGTFDPVHHGHLVAASEVQARFGLDEVVFVPTGRPWQKTGRDVSPAEDRYLMTVIATASNPRFSVSRVDIDRDGPTYTYDTLSDLRTRHPDADLFFITGADALEQILSWRRADEMFDLAHFIGVTRPGYELDDRHLPEGSVSLVEVPAMAISSTGVRSRTAAGLPVWYLVPDGVVQYISKNGLYSVPD from the coding sequence ATGTCCAACAGGCGTGTCGGTGTCATGGGCGGCACCTTCGACCCCGTGCACCACGGCCACCTCGTGGCGGCCAGCGAGGTGCAGGCGCGGTTCGGCCTCGACGAGGTGGTGTTCGTGCCCACCGGCCGGCCGTGGCAGAAGACCGGGCGCGACGTCAGCCCGGCCGAGGACCGCTACCTCATGACCGTGATCGCCACGGCGTCCAACCCGCGGTTCTCGGTCAGCCGGGTCGACATCGACCGGGACGGGCCGACCTACACCTACGACACGCTCAGCGACCTGCGGACCCGGCACCCCGACGCCGACCTGTTCTTCATCACCGGCGCCGACGCGCTGGAGCAGATCCTGTCCTGGCGGCGGGCCGACGAGATGTTCGACCTCGCCCACTTCATCGGCGTCACGCGGCCCGGCTACGAACTCGACGACCGGCACCTGCCCGAGGGCTCGGTGTCGCTGGTCGAGGTGCCCGCGATGGCCATCTCGTCCACCGGCGTCCGGTCGCGCACCGCGGCCGGTCTGCCGGTCTGGTACCTGGTCCCCGACGGTGTCGTCCAGTACATCTCCAAGAACGGGCTTTACTCGGTGCCGGACTGA
- a CDS encoding ferredoxin gives MSDWIVEVDRSRCLGTGMCTNVAPDRFTRQEDGSAVPVDGRVEPGNGVLDAAESCPVEAILVRDSDGSVLAPQL, from the coding sequence ATGAGCGACTGGATCGTGGAGGTCGACCGTTCGCGGTGCCTGGGTACCGGCATGTGCACCAACGTCGCCCCGGATCGCTTCACCCGGCAGGAGGACGGCTCGGCCGTCCCCGTCGACGGCCGCGTCGAGCCCGGCAACGGCGTCCTCGACGCGGCCGAGTCCTGTCCGGTGGAGGCGATCCTGGTCCGCGACAGCGACGGTTCGGTGCTCGCACCCCAGCTCTAG
- a CDS encoding glutamate-5-semialdehyde dehydrogenase, whose product MTDDLRDEVHAAARRARVAANDLVLATRERKDAALLEMAAALRTRAPEVLDANAKDIEAGRAAGLAEGLIDRLTLTEARIGGVARGLETVAGLPDPIGEVLRGSTLPNGLELRQVRVPMGVVGMVYEARPNVTVDAAGLALKSGNAALLRGSSSAEHSNTALVAILRDALEAVGLPADAVQLLPCHDRASVTHLITARGLVDLVIPRGGAGLIDAVVRQATVPTIETGVGNVHVYVDASADLDMAQRIVLNSKTRRTSVCNAAESLLVHEAVADEFLPRIITALRQADVTIHGDERFAQDPRVVPATDEDWDTEYLSLDLAARVVESLDQAVEHIAEHGSGHTEAIVTDDVRAARTFTARVDAAAVMVNASTAFTDGAEFGMGAEIGISTQKLHARGPMGLAELTSSKWVAWGEGHVRATS is encoded by the coding sequence GTGACTGACGACCTGCGCGACGAGGTGCACGCGGCCGCACGCCGTGCCCGCGTCGCGGCGAACGACCTGGTCCTGGCCACCCGCGAGCGCAAGGACGCCGCCCTGCTGGAGATGGCCGCCGCGCTGCGCACGCGGGCCCCGGAGGTCCTCGACGCCAACGCCAAGGACATCGAAGCGGGCCGCGCCGCCGGGCTGGCCGAGGGGCTCATCGACCGCCTGACGCTCACCGAGGCGCGCATCGGCGGCGTCGCGCGCGGCCTGGAGACCGTCGCCGGCCTTCCGGACCCGATCGGCGAGGTGCTGCGCGGCTCGACCCTGCCCAACGGCCTCGAGCTGCGACAGGTCCGTGTGCCGATGGGCGTGGTCGGCATGGTGTACGAGGCACGTCCGAACGTCACCGTCGACGCGGCGGGTCTGGCGCTGAAGTCGGGCAACGCGGCGCTGCTGCGCGGCTCGTCCTCGGCCGAGCACTCCAACACCGCGCTCGTCGCGATCCTGCGCGACGCCCTGGAGGCGGTCGGCCTGCCCGCCGACGCCGTCCAGCTGCTGCCGTGCCACGACCGCGCGTCGGTCACCCACCTGATCACCGCCCGCGGCCTGGTCGACCTGGTCATCCCGCGCGGCGGCGCGGGGTTGATCGACGCCGTCGTGCGGCAGGCGACCGTGCCGACGATCGAGACCGGCGTCGGCAACGTGCACGTGTACGTCGACGCGTCCGCCGACCTCGACATGGCGCAGCGCATCGTGCTCAACTCCAAGACGCGTCGCACGAGCGTGTGCAACGCGGCCGAGTCGCTGCTGGTGCACGAGGCCGTCGCGGACGAGTTCCTGCCCCGGATCATCACCGCGCTGCGCCAGGCGGACGTGACGATCCACGGCGACGAGCGCTTCGCCCAGGACCCCCGCGTGGTGCCCGCGACCGACGAGGACTGGGACACCGAATACCTGTCGCTCGACCTCGCCGCCCGCGTGGTCGAGTCGCTCGACCAGGCCGTGGAGCACATCGCCGAGCACGGTTCCGGGCACACCGAGGCGATCGTGACCGACGACGTGCGGGCCGCGCGGACGTTCACCGCCCGGGTCGACGCGGCGGCCGTGATGGTGAACGCCTCGACGGCGTTCACGGACGGCGCCGAGTTCGGCATGGGCGCCGAGATCGGCATTTCCACCCAGAAGTTGCACGCGCGTGGTCCGATGGGGTTGGCCGAGTTGACGTCTTCGAAGTGGGTGGCGTGGGGCGAAGGTCACGTCCGGGCGACCTCGTAG